In Capsicum annuum cultivar UCD-10X-F1 chromosome 7, UCD10Xv1.1, whole genome shotgun sequence, one genomic interval encodes:
- the LOC107877926 gene encoding CST complex subunit CTC1 isoform X6, whose translation MEQGTVKFLTISELLRQSLPRTGSSSLISNPSPKTPPPQFSPSLPSPALSPQKILKSFNQPTVLTGTLFLPPDGESSPPKCNCFHFSDGSATVCCDILKFNPCMINKKVRIFGWNFIPFQCNGGFLEIIKWGFLGSSSAYSDTFSILSGCCVDRYDDSIKARYIICGVVESVSPVSVVPCRAGSRADTENLRGFLVNILVCGCKLCNSKDLRLDLRNLNDEMGSHCYNKPEIVYYCGSAASWHPVFSKLIRRIVSLSGLKKRLVFVGKNVSQLMYVVVDNSLMYIPKLPLQCIPLREIDVRGEGELVSYTGTVTRIYMRGMIVELDNELLLLLTDQQLSVPHSVRVGAMVSVKNVHVVSPSYSWTKTLILGSCVKTSISVECFSSLEAGCYTATCCESLLAKFIDSLVFAARLWMLLVIICFRRKFSGILSEKEILGSTNRKGLAQIYATSYLPPSVFQIRHGMLMEFVKHDRCACGWERSSAPLKLVAPIGNLIYSCEAMWKKMLFHQNTDFDIMGTQKENNSISCGGRPYVLSIKKAIHSEDIGVSLLGMLKVSQSSGRMLLVDATGSIDVIIPDLPSSLNTNNIYEIRNFLAIMEDIPMKLDHVDLLQNEPFECRSIFENASPVREMNMPLHFFYNLRDIIPIDHHFTTCIDSQVDFRKVGRGKYHLLQLMHKFPILQKFQGGQHASSTSSAFAEALILPWDLLISDKSRDSRIDKPLIDQLKKPMKFFNRVENGKLIVCKRQKPDQLSNEVFMSALNDTRIAPSCSSSQSAYTRPFVVGKHHNPCGPEEIPCVVTGNCINYPSLGVLHHTDAKADVGSCSKPQVKRALLEFESEALSVFEVLKIGGHYLIKHQKEDMFCTDGISGKIVVNSGTNIWNVSFSSLNVLPNLDVSCLLQQSDSFLSHNSDLSEGYHQFQIPNCVPRNGRNDISSDVNLYFPSDITNLFDVNLELLEDCSLESLVPFGEMTNIYPSVHNLPEGNLTAIHGQIKAVHCLDEKSYAAHLRCESINGVCLSLSVKGTTSMCVHVLMDHKMVKIFGSANKLAYPAGFGRGVTASFHRVLVLRLWLFMSSFWSTTQKANTFCQELSLDLIHLCLTFHLLVLS comes from the exons ATGGAGCAAGGAACCGTCAAATTCCTAACAATCTCCGAGCTCCTCCGTCAATCTCTTCCTCGCACCGGCTCATCTTCACTCATTTCCAATCCTTCTCCAAAAACTCCACCACCCCAGTTTTCACCCTCCCTACCCAGTCCCGCACTTTCTCCCCAAAAAATCCTCAAATCCTTTAACCAACCAACTGTTCTTACTGGAACCCTTTTTCTTCCTCCTGATGGAGAGAGTTCACCTCCGAAGTGCAATTGTTTTCATTTCTCTGATGGGTCTGCTACTGTTTGTTGTGACATTCTTAAGTTCAATCCGTGTATGATTAACAAAAAAGTTCGAATTTTTGGTTGGAATTTCATACCCTTCCAGTGTAATGGTGGGTTTTTAGAAATTATTAAGTGGGGTTTTCTCGGTTCTTCTTCTGCTTATTCGGATACTTTTTCTATACTTTCTGGGTGTTGTGTTGATCGATATGATGATAGTATAAAAGCTCGGTACATTATATGCGGGGTAGTAGAATCTGTTAGCCCTGTTTCTGTAGTTCCATGCAGAGCCGGGTCTAGAGCTGATACGGAAAATCTTCGGGGTTTCCTCGTAAATATTTTAGTTTGTGGGTGTAAATTGTGTAATTCCAAAGATTTAAGATTGGATTTGCGGAATTTGAATGATGAAATGGGTAGTCATTGTTATAACAAACCTGAGATTGTCTACTATTGTGGGTCTGCTGCTTCTTGGCATCCAGTGTTTTCAAAACTGATAAGGAGGATTGTTTCATTATCTGGATTGAAGAAGAGACTTGTATTTGTGGGGAAAAATGTGTCTCAATTGATGTATGTAGTTGTGGATAATTCTTTGATGTATATTCCTAAGTTGCCCCTGCAATGTATCCCCCTTAGAGAAATTGATGTCAGAGGGGAAGGAGAACTTGTTAGTTATACGGGAACTGTGACAAGAATTTACATGAGAGGTATGATTGTTGAGTTGGACAATGAACTCTTACTATTGTTAACAGATCAGCAGCTTTCTGTTCCACATAGTGTGAGAGTAGGAGCAATG gTATCTGTGAAAAACGTTCATGTTGTAAGTCCAAGTTATTCATGGACAAAGACACTAATACTCGGCTCTTGTGTTAAAACTAGCATTTCTGTGGAATGTTTCTCCTCACTGGAAGCAGG GTGTTATACAGCGACCTGTTGTGAAAGCCTTCTTGCGAAGTTTATAGACTCCTTGGTGTTTGCTGCCAGGCTATG GATGTTACTTGTCATCATCTGTTTCAGGAGAAAGTTCTCTGGGATCTTATCTGAGAAAGAGATTTTGGGATCCACAAAT AGGAAAGGATTGGCTCAGATATATGCAACTTCATATTTACCCCCTTCAGTCTTCCAAATTCGG CATGGGATGTTAATGGAATTTGTCAAGCATGATAGATGTGCTTGTGGCTGGGAAAGAAGTTCTGCTCCTTTGAAGTTG GTGGCACCCATTGGTAATTTAATTTATTCTTGTGAGGCCATGTGGAAGAAAATGCTTTTCCATCAGAACACAGATTTTGATATTATGGGTACCCAAAAGGAGAATAACTCCATATCTTGTGGTGGGAGACCTTATGTGCTGTCTATAAAAAAAGCCATTCACAGTGAAGACATAGGTGTTTCTTTGCTTGGAATGTTAAAG GTCTCACAGTCCTCCGGAAGGATGTTGCTTGTTGATGCAACTGGAAGCATTGATGTTATCATACCAGATCTTCCATCAAGTTTAAATACCAATAACATATATGAG aTCCGAAATTTTTTGGCAATTATGGAAGACATACCCATGAAGCTGGATCATGTGGATTTACTCCAAAATGAACCTTTTGAGTGCAGAAGTATTTTTGAGAATGCTTCACCTGTGAGAGAGATGAACATGCCACTCCATTTTTTCTACAACCTGAGGGACATAATACCCATAGATCATCATTTTACGACCTGTATAGATTCACAAGTTGACTTTCGGAAGGTTGGACGAGGAAAGTATCATCTACTTCAGTTGATGCACAAATTCCCTATTCTGCAAAAG TTCCAAGGAGGTCAACATGCTTCAAGTACGTCAAGCGCATTTGCTGAGGCCTTAATACTGCCTTGGGATTTACTTATTTCTGACAAAAGCAGAGATTCACGTATTGATAAGCCTTTGATAGACCAATTGAAGAAACCAATGAAATTTTTTAACAGAGTGGAAAATGGAAAACTTATTGTGTGTAAAAGACAAAAACCTGACCAACTGTCTAATGAGGTGTTTATGTCTGCACTCAATGATACTAGAATTGCACCGAGTTGCAGTTCCAGTCAATCAGCGTACACGCGCCCTTTTGTGGTAGGCAAGCATCATAACCCATGTGGCCCAGAGGAGATCCCGTGTGTTGTGACCGGAAATTGTATTAATTATCCGTCCCTTGGTGTGTTACACCACACAGACGCCAAAGCAGATGTGGGGTCTTGCTCCAAACCACAAGTGAAAAGGGCATTGCTGGAATTCGAATCTGAAGCTTTATCTGTTTTTGAG GTATTAAAAATTGGTGGTCATTACCTTATAAAACATCAGAAAGAAGACATGTTTTGTACTGATGGAATAAGTGGTAAAATAGTTGTGAATTCCGGAACAAACATTTGGAACGTTTCTTTTTCATCTCTCAATGTTCTCCCAAATTTAGATGTATCCTGCTTGCTGCAGCAGTCTGACTCTTTTTTAAGTCACAATAGTGATCTTTCAGAAGGCTATCATCAGTTCCAAATTCCAAACTGTGTGCCCAGAAATGGAAGAAATGATATCTCTTCAGATGTCAACTTATATTTTCCATCTGATATCACAAACTTATTTGATGTTAACTTGGAGTTGTTGGAGGACTGTTCTCTCGAGTCTCTTGTTCCATTTGGAGAAATGACCAACATCTATCCCTCTGTTCATAATTTGCCTGAGGGAAACCTAACTGCTATTCATGGGCAGATCAAGGCTGTTCATTGTTTAGATGAAAAATCCTATGCAGCACATTTAAGGTGTGAGAGCATCAACGGTGTTTGTCTTTCATTATCAGTAAAAGGAACTACCAGTATGTGTGTCCATGTTTTAATGGACCATAAGATG GTCAAGATTTTTGGCTCTGCAAATAAACTTGCTTATCCTGCTGGATTTGGACGAGGCGTCACTGCATCATTTCACAGAGTACTTGTCCTCAG